One genomic region from Actinocatenispora thailandica encodes:
- a CDS encoding MFS transporter, which produces MSTPTVVARPAHRDPNVLRWLTAYTASVTGDVVYFLALSWAATRIAGPSYVGLVVACGAVPRAVLMLAGGVVADRFGPRRIAIASDTTRCVVIGAVAALILLTSPGIGVLIAVAVLFGVVDALFMPAVGALPPRITRADQLARLQGMRGLSVRLSNAVGPVLAGVVLAAGGSPAAFAAASALFAVSLVLLLVVRTTGASTALTAGAQGTRTGPDRVPAWRGLGEGLRYLRGHRVLAPLVVVVGLSEMCFSGPVALGLVLLADERGWGATGMGWIAGAFSVGGAAAALLVALRRRIPRAGLVAAGALLLTAADTAAVGLAPSLPLAVLLGGSMGLTSGITSTLTSALVQTEANPGYLGRITSVTTLLTLGLTPILFPAVGLTVAAWGSGTFFLGCAAICLLAAAVGLAARALRRAELHPAGTTG; this is translated from the coding sequence GTGAGCACCCCGACCGTGGTCGCCCGGCCAGCGCACCGCGATCCGAACGTGCTGCGCTGGCTCACCGCGTACACCGCCTCGGTGACCGGCGACGTGGTGTACTTCCTGGCGCTGTCCTGGGCCGCCACCCGGATCGCCGGCCCTTCGTACGTCGGGCTCGTGGTGGCGTGCGGCGCGGTGCCCCGGGCGGTGCTCATGCTCGCTGGTGGCGTGGTCGCCGACCGGTTCGGGCCGCGCCGGATCGCGATCGCCAGCGACACCACCCGCTGCGTCGTGATCGGCGCCGTCGCCGCGCTGATCCTGCTGACCTCGCCGGGCATCGGGGTGCTGATCGCCGTCGCGGTGCTCTTCGGGGTGGTGGACGCGCTGTTCATGCCGGCGGTCGGCGCGCTCCCGCCGCGAATCACCCGGGCCGACCAGCTCGCCCGGCTGCAGGGGATGCGCGGGCTGTCGGTCCGGCTGAGCAACGCGGTCGGTCCGGTGCTGGCCGGCGTCGTCCTCGCGGCCGGCGGCTCCCCGGCCGCGTTCGCCGCGGCCAGCGCGCTGTTCGCGGTCTCCCTGGTCCTGCTGCTCGTGGTGCGCACCACCGGGGCGTCGACCGCGCTGACCGCCGGCGCGCAGGGCACCCGGACCGGCCCCGACCGGGTACCGGCCTGGCGCGGGCTCGGCGAGGGCCTGCGCTACCTGCGCGGCCACCGGGTGTTGGCGCCGCTGGTCGTGGTCGTCGGGCTGAGCGAGATGTGCTTCAGCGGCCCGGTCGCCCTCGGTCTGGTGCTGCTCGCCGACGAGCGCGGCTGGGGCGCGACCGGGATGGGCTGGATCGCCGGCGCGTTCAGCGTCGGTGGTGCCGCCGCCGCGCTGCTGGTCGCGCTGCGCCGGCGGATTCCGCGGGCCGGACTGGTCGCGGCCGGCGCGCTGCTCCTGACGGCGGCGGACACCGCCGCGGTCGGGCTCGCGCCGAGCCTGCCGCTCGCCGTACTGCTCGGCGGGTCGATGGGGTTGACCAGCGGAATCACCAGCACCCTGACCAGTGCGCTGGTGCAGACCGAGGCGAACCCCGGCTACCTCGGCCGGATCACCTCGGTCACCACGCTGCTCACCCTGGGGCTCACGCCGATCCTGTTCCCCGCGGTCGGCCTCACCGTGGCCGCCTGGGGATCGGGCACGTTCTTCCTCGGCTGCGCCGCGATCTGCCTGCTCGCCGCCGCGGTCGGCCTCGCCGCCCGTGCCCTCCGGCGCGCCGAACTGCACCCGGCCGGTACGACCGGGTAG
- a CDS encoding Imm10 family immunity protein, whose amino-acid sequence MTFRFVARTAGVEVDPDGDFTAAGVAEGADGSGFILLFQCADAELDEEDVALGFDTHCVVTANEGAAYGCVREAVLAGNVLTVSLDRSALEDLGLDDPEIEATIEAPADQLAQLREHLPRILAYGRPDALPRRVAVRA is encoded by the coding sequence ATGACTTTTCGGTTCGTCGCGCGTACGGCCGGCGTGGAAGTGGACCCCGATGGCGACTTCACGGCCGCCGGGGTGGCCGAGGGTGCCGATGGCAGTGGGTTCATCCTGCTGTTCCAGTGCGCCGACGCCGAGCTCGACGAAGAGGATGTTGCGCTCGGGTTCGATACGCACTGCGTGGTCACGGCGAACGAGGGCGCCGCGTACGGGTGCGTGCGGGAAGCCGTGCTGGCCGGCAACGTGCTCACGGTGTCGCTCGACCGTTCGGCGTTGGAGGATCTTGGCCTTGACGATCCCGAGATCGAGGCGACGATCGAGGCCCCCGCCGACCAACTCGCGCAGCTTCGGGAACACCTGCCGCGCATCCTGGCGTACGGCCGGCCGGATGCGCTGCCCCGCCGAGTAGCCGTTCGAGCCTGA
- a CDS encoding VOC family protein, translated as MEASTSFIHHVGVFASDFEASERFYTAALETLGIVAGHRSETVAEYWHPERDTPSLSLETAERARDTTRGMHLAFAADDRDAVDVFHAVAVSAGGTSRHAPRFWSEYRAYCAFVSDPDGNNIEAVHKEIG; from the coding sequence ATGGAAGCATCGACGTCCTTCATCCATCACGTGGGCGTGTTCGCGTCGGACTTCGAGGCGAGCGAGCGGTTCTACACCGCCGCGCTGGAGACGCTCGGCATCGTCGCCGGGCACCGGAGCGAGACGGTGGCCGAGTACTGGCATCCGGAGCGGGACACCCCGTCGCTGTCGCTGGAGACCGCGGAGCGGGCGAGGGACACCACCCGCGGGATGCACCTCGCGTTCGCCGCGGACGACCGGGACGCGGTCGACGTCTTCCATGCGGTCGCCGTGTCGGCCGGCGGCACGTCCCGGCACGCGCCCCGCTTCTGGAGCGAGTACCGCGCCTACTGCGCGTTCGTCAGCGATCCCGACGGCAACAACATCGAGGCGGTACACAAGGAGATCGGGTAG
- a CDS encoding DUF2625 family protein, with protein MSDSAWPELRAAIASAPYPTALLSTDDARAERCLSTLGITTRSWLGALTRYSGGLLVDHGWLRVNGGGTDTLPDVATAADPATRMLVIAHDVLGGQFTWMPAQPDEPPTVHYFGPDDLGWQDLGTGYADWLSAVLTGSLTRFYENLRWPGWEDEVSTLRPDQGIHTWPPPWSAEGQDLATASRKPIPIDELIAYHHETARQLDQQ; from the coding sequence GTGTCCGACTCCGCCTGGCCCGAGCTGCGCGCCGCCATCGCATCGGCGCCCTACCCGACTGCCCTGTTGTCGACCGACGACGCGCGGGCCGAACGATGCCTGTCGACGCTGGGGATCACCACGCGGTCATGGCTAGGAGCCCTCACCCGGTACAGCGGTGGGCTGCTCGTCGACCACGGCTGGTTGCGCGTCAACGGAGGCGGTACCGACACGCTGCCCGACGTCGCCACCGCCGCCGACCCTGCCACCAGGATGCTGGTGATCGCGCACGACGTACTGGGCGGACAGTTCACCTGGATGCCCGCGCAGCCGGACGAGCCTCCGACGGTGCACTACTTCGGACCGGACGACCTCGGTTGGCAGGACCTCGGTACCGGCTACGCCGACTGGCTCAGTGCCGTCCTCACCGGCTCGCTCACCCGCTTCTACGAGAACCTCCGCTGGCCGGGTTGGGAGGACGAAGTCTCCACCCTGCGACCCGACCAAGGCATCCACACCTGGCCACCACCCTGGTCCGCAGAAGGGCAGGACCTCGCCACCGCATCCCGCAAGCCGATACCGATCGACGAACTGATCGCCTACCACCACGAGACGGCACGGCAGCTCGACCAACAGTGA
- a CDS encoding pyridoxamine 5'-phosphate oxidase family protein encodes MVTWAEFADAAPELAEAIRDLVHQFGQGFGFLATVRRDGGPRVHPVSPVITDDGLFCFLIDSPKRGDLERDGRYALHAFPADDRDDEAYLAGRAIVVRDRRRLARLAQLGRAAGTVDWRLFEFLIDAAMVGRRDRPAVTPGRPGTGSAHLTVWRAPSAPGSATALHRPAAPATIMEAP; translated from the coding sequence ATGGTCACCTGGGCAGAGTTCGCCGACGCGGCACCCGAGCTGGCCGAGGCCATCCGCGACCTCGTGCACCAGTTCGGGCAGGGCTTCGGCTTCCTCGCCACGGTCCGGCGCGACGGCGGGCCGCGGGTCCATCCGGTCAGCCCGGTGATCACCGATGACGGGCTGTTCTGCTTCCTGATCGACTCGCCGAAGCGGGGCGATCTGGAGCGCGACGGGCGCTACGCGCTGCACGCGTTCCCGGCCGACGACCGCGACGACGAGGCATATCTCGCGGGTCGCGCGATCGTCGTTCGAGATCGCCGTCGGCTGGCCCGATTGGCTCAGCTCGGTCGCGCCGCCGGCACGGTCGACTGGCGCCTGTTCGAGTTCCTCATCGACGCCGCGATGGTCGGTCGCCGCGACCGCCCGGCCGTCACGCCCGGCCGTCCGGGCACCGGCTCCGCCCACCTCACCGTCTGGCGCGCGCCTAGCGCGCCAGGCAGCGCCACCGCGCTCCACCGTCCTGCCGCACCAGCCACGATCATGGAGGCTCCGTGA
- a CDS encoding ArsR/SmtB family transcription factor yields the protein MDDQGPDIRLDTATLRVLAHPVRLTVLNLLRERGPATATGIAAELGINPGAASYHLRRLAAGGLIVEDADLGTGRDRWWRAAHRQSIHDPSAGPAEQRAAGRSYTHALVLSRIEQLRRAAEEVPLLPPEWADVSTYGDFTLTLAPAEVARLRAELFDVIRRYRDAPASAAGVPVSVQVQAFPVPGTVPLGGAPE from the coding sequence ATGGACGATCAGGGCCCCGACATCCGCCTGGACACCGCGACGCTGCGGGTGCTGGCCCACCCGGTGCGGCTGACCGTGCTCAACCTGCTCCGCGAACGCGGTCCGGCGACGGCCACCGGCATCGCCGCCGAGCTGGGCATCAACCCGGGAGCGGCCAGCTACCATCTGCGCCGCCTCGCCGCCGGCGGGCTGATCGTCGAGGACGCGGACCTCGGTACCGGCCGGGACCGGTGGTGGAGGGCGGCGCACCGGCAGTCGATCCACGACCCGTCCGCCGGACCCGCCGAGCAACGGGCGGCCGGCCGGTCGTACACGCACGCGCTGGTGCTGTCCCGCATCGAGCAACTGCGCCGGGCGGCGGAGGAGGTGCCGCTGCTGCCACCGGAGTGGGCCGACGTCAGCACGTACGGGGACTTCACGCTCACGCTCGCCCCCGCCGAGGTGGCCCGGCTGCGCGCCGAGCTGTTCGACGTGATCCGCCGGTACCGGGACGCGCCCGCCAGCGCGGCCGGCGTACCGGTGTCGGTACAGGTCCAGGCGTTCCCGGTGCCGGGCACGGTGCCACTCGGCGGAGCGCCGGAATGA
- a CDS encoding alpha-hydroxy-acid oxidizing protein produces MPAFGDYQNELYFQALLGSPPDLPVAYAELAARAEQALPPSVWSYLAGGAGDEHTQRANVGAFERWGLVPRMFVGAAQRDLSVRLFDLDLPAPVFLAPIGLLGLCSQDGHGDLAAARAAAQTGVPMVASTLSEDPLEEVAGALGATPGLFQLYTPTDRELAASLVGRAEAAGYQGIVVTLDTWVTGWRPRDLATGNFPQLRGKCLTNYTSDPVFRRLLDQPPEQDPRAAVLKWVQVFGNPLTWDDLPWLRSLTTLPLVVKGICHPDDARRALDGGADAVYCSNHGGRQANGGLPALDVLPEIVAASAGKPVLFDSGIRSGADIAKALAFGATAVGIGRPYAYGLALRGTAGAVHVLRSLLAELDLIMAVDGYPTLADLTPDALRRVG; encoded by the coding sequence ATGCCCGCATTCGGCGACTACCAGAACGAGCTCTACTTCCAGGCGTTGCTCGGCAGCCCGCCGGACCTGCCGGTGGCGTACGCCGAGCTGGCGGCGCGGGCGGAGCAGGCGTTGCCGCCGTCGGTCTGGTCGTACCTGGCGGGCGGTGCGGGCGACGAGCACACCCAGCGGGCCAACGTCGGCGCGTTCGAGCGCTGGGGGCTGGTGCCGCGGATGTTCGTCGGCGCGGCGCAGCGTGACCTCTCGGTACGACTGTTCGACCTGGACCTGCCGGCGCCGGTGTTCCTGGCTCCGATCGGCCTGCTCGGCCTGTGCAGCCAGGACGGGCACGGCGATCTGGCGGCGGCGCGGGCGGCGGCGCAGACCGGGGTACCGATGGTCGCGTCGACGCTGAGCGAGGATCCGCTGGAGGAGGTCGCCGGTGCGCTGGGGGCGACGCCGGGGCTGTTCCAGCTGTACACGCCGACCGATCGGGAGCTCGCCGCCAGCCTGGTGGGCCGGGCCGAAGCAGCGGGATACCAGGGGATCGTGGTCACGCTGGACACCTGGGTGACCGGGTGGCGGCCCCGCGATCTGGCGACGGGCAACTTCCCGCAGCTGCGCGGGAAGTGCCTGACGAACTACACGTCCGATCCGGTGTTCCGGCGGCTGCTGGACCAGCCGCCGGAGCAGGACCCGCGGGCCGCCGTACTCAAGTGGGTGCAGGTCTTCGGTAACCCGCTGACCTGGGACGACCTGCCGTGGTTGCGGTCGCTGACCACGCTGCCGCTGGTGGTGAAGGGCATCTGCCACCCGGACGACGCGCGCCGCGCGCTGGACGGCGGCGCCGACGCGGTCTACTGCTCGAACCATGGCGGCCGGCAGGCCAACGGCGGGTTGCCGGCCCTGGACGTACTGCCGGAGATCGTCGCGGCGAGCGCCGGCAAACCGGTGCTGTTCGACTCGGGGATCAGGTCCGGCGCGGACATCGCCAAGGCACTCGCGTTCGGCGCCACCGCGGTCGGCATCGGGCGGCCGTACGCGTACGGGCTGGCGTTGCGCGGCACCGCGGGCGCGGTGCACGTGCTGCGCTCGCTGCTCGCCGAGCTGGACCTGATCATGGCGGTCGACGGCTACCCGACCCTCGCCGACCTCACCCCGGACGCACTCCGCCGGGTCGGCTGA